The region GACAGACACATTTCTGACTGTTTAGATGGCTACAACAAACTGAGTACTCCAAAACTTCTCTCATAATCATTGTGGACGCAAACAAGGACCATAAGGTCTTGTTCTTAGAACCTTCAAAATGCTACGGTAAGATCAGACAATGCATATACTTAGCTGCCTTTGTTATCCGACCTGATTCTCAGTCCACCATCTACTGGCCTTTCATCTAGACATTTTGATGTCTCTCTGGAATATCTGGAATATTCGTCGTGCTCCAGGAAATCAAAATGGTATTTAAGTTTCAGCTTTACGGCTGCTTGCAACCTGGTCCCCCGTCAGGACAGCCTTGGGCAATTGCTTTCCCACTATGCCGCAATGATCAATCGCGTACTAGCGTCGGGAAACTACTAACTCCCCATAAACTTGCAATTTGTCCAGGCGTTGTCGTAATACCCGTCACTGCTCGTCCTGATACGTGTCCTAAGCCACTTCATCATGTTGAACCAAGTTTTGGCGTAGTAACTGTATCTGCTCGCCCCAATTTATGTCCTGAGCGGCTTGATCATGCCCGAGCATTGCAAGAGCTTCGAAGATTTCATCCCTAAGGTCATGATGGGTGAGATCAGGGGGTGGCGGGGGTTGTAGCATGGTATTGGGGGTGACTAGAGACGAGCGAATTAGTCGAATACCCAATAATTCGGAAGTAAGACGGGATCAGGCGGTTGAAGGATCATGCTGACGTCCGGAGTACGTTGAAGAACGGAACATGTCAGTCAATCGACGGAATGAAGAAACTGGACTAGAGGCGGTTCTAATCTAGTAGTCCCAGCCACCAAGCGTGAAAAAAGTCTGCCAATCTGCTTCGGGTGGGGTGGCAGGAGTCTCAACCGAGTCCATCACTCGTCTACGCTGTGCATCGGGGCTCTCGAATTCGGCCTTGAACCATACAGCACGACAGAGAGGACACTTGTTAGCGCCATCTTGTACCCTCCTGCGGCTGAACATCTCCTGAGGACAGGTCTCGCAGAAGACATGGTTACAGAGTGTTGGTGATTTGACTTTGATGCGGATGGTGCGATGCTCCACGTGGTCGTAGTCCTCGGTGCAGATGGTACAAGAAGCACTGTCTGGTCGATTGAGCCACGAGCATACCTTCAAGCAGCGGCGGTGAAAATCCTCGAATGCGGGTGGTGTTGGTGCCATCTTCTCCGACTTTTGCCCAATGTTCCGTGAGTAAGTTTCTTCGATAGTGGTAGGTTGCAAGGTCGAGTGGTTGATTCTGTGAGGGGGGAGAATTTCAAAATCAAGACAAGGGGGGGTTTCTTATTTTATCTCGCGTGGCCGGTGAAAGTATGTTCCTGCGGTCAATCGCCCGCCACAGCGATTCACAGACGTTGGAATGCTGCTGTATTTTGTTTCACCTTGGACATATCAAAATTTTGACGAGTGAATTGAAAACATTGTATATACACCGATAGTAAAAATCTTATAATTATAACACTAAGCATAGTTATAAGTTTTGAGCAAGACTGACAGTTACGACCGGGAGGCCTTCGGTACATGGCACTATAAACAAAGCAAAAGTTTCCCTAATTTCCAGTTTGCTACAAGCACTATATTTGAACAATAGGAGCTACAACAAACCCGTCATTCAAGCGGATCTCTAACAGCCCACCACCCCTTGGATTGTACTGCATCTTCAATATCTCAAGTCTCGGATCAGCCCTCTCCATGAGTCTTCGCCAATCTCGTTCCGTTCTACCCTCCCCACCTAAAAAACCAGCATGATCATATCTAGCTGCCGATGCTGATGCTCCTCACTCCTAGTGATACCGCCCTCAGCACGCTGCGGCACTATACAGTCATTGATCAAGAGCCTTGGATCATCTGTTCGGTTCACCAGAACTGGAACGATGGCTTGAAGCATCTTTGTGCACTCCTCGTCATTATGGTTATGAAAGCAGCTGCGGAAGAGATAGGCTCCAGCGTCGCGGGTGGGCTGTGGTGTGAAGTAGTCGTATTGCTGGAACGACACCCGATCTCCGAATTCGGTAGCTTCTGCAGCTGAGAGTTCATGGGTAAAGGCGTCTTGAACGACAATCTCAAAGTTGGTGTATTTCTGCACAGTGTTTCAGCCTTGATGTGACATTGTGGGGGGAAAGGCTAGCGTACCCTTGCAAGGTCCATACTGACATGACCGTCCCCACCTCCGATGTCAACCACCTTCTTGTTCTGTAACTCTGACCAGTCGAAAGCGTTTTGTAGAACTCGGTTGCTATCATCAACTGTATCACAGTTATTGATTTGCAACGGAGGAAAGGGGGCTAAAGATGTGTGAACCTGATTACACAGGTAGGTCGATGACAAGATTGGGTTGATGTGACTTACCCAAAGACCATCCTTTCATGACATCAAAGAATCGCGCTTAAATCTTCGGATCCTGCTCGAGTGACTCGTAGAACGTCGAGCCAAATTTTCTGTAGAACGCACAATCCTTCAGACCTGTATAATAGGGTGATTCATCAATATGCCTGTTCATCTCCGAAGCCGCCTTGAACATAACATCATAAGACAACTCAGCCATGGCGCTGCAGACAGAAGTCCTGAGAAACTCGGACGTAGCGGTATGACGGAACTTCCCGTATACCTCTTCAAAGATCCTCTGTGTTGCTAGTATCTTCGGAAATCGGGCTGTGCGGTTTTCGTCCATGCCGGCTCTCTCAGCTAATGCGGCTGCGCTTATACCAGTATCGTCAGCCGGGACGTGATTGAAATACATCCGGCTTAGTGCGACTTATGTGGCTGCTTGGTCACCGACTAGGTAGTTTTGTGTTCGGAAGATGTTCTTGGGACCGTTGACCAAGAGGTAGAGGTCGAGGATGGCATTGTTCATTTGGTTTCTGAGTGCCTCGTATTCTCTAGTCTCGGGGACCATGGTGGAGCATCGTGATCGTGAAAAGTCTGGTTGGTCATAGCCGTTGGTATCGAGATAAGATACTATGGAAACGGACAGTTGCGAAACACGGCTGGAGAGGGAAGCGATGGAAGTGCTTTCATGGCCAGCAGGACTACTGGTGGAAGACATTGTCAAAGGATTTTGTTTCTAGTTGCGCAATAGACGTTTTTATTTTCATCAATGTGGTGGGATAGCTATGCTTGGGGGTAGTTGTTAAAGCTGAGAAGAGGGCACCCCTGACAACCATCCTCGAATCAAATTCACTGGGTAAGAGATTACTTGATTGGCAATAGTTCTTCAGTTGATCAGTCATAACCTGATAACTAGAGCGTTACAACCTCTTACCGCTTTCAGTAGGCGCTTAGGAAGCGAGCTTCAGTGATGGGCTTAGTGAGCCGTCCTGTGTCTTACCCCATTTTTGCCGCGCTCATGCATCCACCACGTCACCACTACAATCGCACCCGCAGAGTAGACATCGTTCAAAAAAACGATAAATAACATATCAAACATCAATCTTCTGCTCAGATACCTCGGTATCGTTCTCTGTCCTTGATAGCACGTTCGGCCGAAGTCACTCCATCTACGACTACAACGGCATAATGTCTGGCTTTGGTCCTACTGGCACAATCTTTGCTTTTGTCGCATTCGTGTATCCAGTTTTGTACTGCTCTGAACATCAGCGCGTAAGCCCCGCACGCCTTCACATCTATACATACCGTCTGGAAGTCCACCGTCTTCCTGAACGCACCAAAATTGGTCAGCTCGCTGTCATCCCAATAGAGCTTACGCAGCCAGTCGTGTAGCCTCGGATACTCGTATCGGATCATCTTGAGATTGCACTTGAAGATGGTGAAGTATGAGACGTCGAATCTGATAAGCGTAGGATATAGTCTGATATCGGCTTCGGTGATATGATCGCCGAAAAAGAACGGTCCACTTGTCGTACCAAAGTGCTCTTCTAGTCGGTCGAGAGATTCGAAGACGGGGTAGACGTTCTCTTCGTAGGCTTCCTGCGTTTGAGCAAAGCCGGTCTTGTAGACACCATTGTTGACTGTGTCATAGACCCATTCATTCATCTCTTCTATGTTCTTGTGAAGATGAGCGGGAAAGATGGCTTTATCGCCTTTGCTCGACTCCCTCAGACTTTCAGGGATAAGCGCATCGAATTCGGTGTAGAACATGCGGATGATTTCACTGGACTCGTTGCTCACGATAGTCTCTGCAGTGGAGCTGAGCATTCCAGAATGGGACATCATGGAAAATGAACTTACCCTTTTGCTTATCCCAGAGTGTTGGGACGAGACACCGTCCTTCGTACTCTGGACTGGCCTTCTCATACAACTGCCTCAAGTTCGTAAACCCGTAGAGCGGCTCCTTCTCGAAACCCGGCTTTCCAGACATGCCCCATCCTTTCCTGTCGAGCACAAGTGAAACGTCCCAGACGACCAGTTGGACAATGTCCTCGAGGCCTTTCAGGCTACGCACAATGTTGGTTCGATGTGCCCACGGACAGCCCATGTGAATGTAGAGTGCATAGCGCCCTTTCTCTGCTGGAAACTCAGAGCTTGGATCTGAGGAGATGAAGTTGCGAAATGCGGACGGCTTGCGACGAAACTGGCCGTCTTTGTCTGCATAGTTGATGTTGGTGGTCTGTGGTATGTTAGTTAGGTATGCCTTTTGTAGAAGGGCGGCCCACAGATGTCGACATAGCTTGGTCTTGGTTTATGACTCGTCTCAAGATGATGTTATGTCGGACGCCATGTAGTAGAATATAGTTGTCGCATGCCGATGGTGATGACAAATGAAGTTGAGCGAGTCGTGAGCTCATGAACTAAGCGCGGATTGGCCCCGCGGAACGTAGGAAAGGACTGGGCCCCTTGCATGCTTTCTCGCTAGATTTGCGGTGTCCATACACGTCAGAAGAAAGCTTAAAAGGGCAATTGAGGTTTGTTTGCATTTGCTATAATCGTCTATGGCTTCGTAAGGTGACCAGAATGCTTCTAGCATTTGAGAAGTGTATTCGTTTGTAACAAATGATCAGCCTAGCAGCGGTTCTACCCCAGCCTCTAGCTTCTCAGCGTACATGCTACAGAGATTACCATCACGCCAAACACCACGAATGTTTAGCGTCGCATCGATATCCTCTAGTGGGTTACCCTCAACCAACAGCAGATCGGCATTTAGTCCTTTCGCTACTTGACCGCGGTCCTCGAACTTGAAGCGCTTCGCGATTAAGCTGGTAGCTGAACGAAGAGCTTCGGCAGGCGTCATACCAATTTTGTGAACGAAGATGTGCAGCTCATGGTGCATGGATAGACCGAACGCCGTACCAACAGCAGGACCAGCAGAATCACTGCCACTACAATATGTTAGCCATCTGGTGAGGATTCTGGTACGGTACACATACCATAGAATGTCGACACCTGCTTCCCTGAGTTTCCTGACGCCTTCATATGCATATTCAACCTTCCCATGCTCAGTAGCAAAGCCCATGCATTTGCACATGTTACCGACACTATCCTCACTGAGCATTCCTTCCACCCTTGGATCGTGTGCGAACTTGTGTTGGAGCTCTTTTCCTTCGGTCGTCAAGCTACCCATTGTCGCGAGGGTTGGATTCACCCATGCGTTGTTCTTCTTGTACGCATCGATCACTTCTTGTGTGGGTGTCTGGTCGCAGAATGTATGTGTCAGGCCGTTTACGCCTGC is a window of Pyrenophora tritici-repentis strain M4 chromosome 2, whole genome shotgun sequence DNA encoding:
- a CDS encoding zf-RING-2 multi-domain protein; protein product: MAPTPPAFEDFHRRCLKVCSWLNRPDSASCTICTEDYDHVEHRTIRIKVKSPTLCNHVFCETCPQEMFSRRRVQDGANKCPLCRAVWFKAEFESPDAQRRRVMDSVETPATPPEADWQTFFTLGGWDY
- a CDS encoding putative O-methyltransferase, with translation MKGWSLAPFPPLQINNCDTVDDSNRVLQNAFDWSELQNKKVVDIGGGDGHVSMDLARKYTNFEIVVQDAFTHELSAAEATEFGDRVSFQQYDYFTPQPTRDAGAYLFRSCFHNHNDEECTKMLQAIVPVLVNRTDDPRLLINDCIVPQRAEGGITRSEEHQHRQLDMIMLVF